The nucleotide window TAAGACTGAAGTCGGTACAAAATGGACATTAACCGCCTCACCAAGGGCTTTCTCGATTTATGACTTCGATTCATTTATGAGATACTTTATGATTaatctttataaataaaaattgcccGTCAcattgtttgtccgcgatggactcctaaactactaaactgatttttagtaaaatttggcACACTGTGTTCAGTTCGACCCAACTTAGAAAATAGGATAACAAAAACAATCCATAAATAAGAAATACAGTGAAAACTCTATTAAATGGATGAGAATATCTCTATTAACGGGACAGAAAGGCTGGTCACCAGACATTaagaaagcagccttaaatttgttattttttccaatgaaatttatttgtatgaacatattcaaaattaaacctcaagtaaAATtccttggattcttatacctACAAAAacgcctttattcgtaaataaaattttcactgtattgaatagtttgttATGTGaattatagtaaaaataataatagcaacgcgtggccggatccACCAGTTTTAAGTCATAAGTTCCAAGTACTAAGTATAAGAGACCTGCAATAAGTTCCATGTTCGGGTTGACCTTTTATCCTAACCTAGTCTAACAAAAAAACCTcaattgaatacaaaaataatagatTTAATTTAACTAGACTTTAATAGTCCAATAAACAATTGACCATTCTAGTTAAATTATATTGATTATGTTACTTCATGACCAATTTATTAATAAGTTTCTAAAACTTCAACAACTCAATTGTCTTCATTTCTTCGTTTTACACATTTCAAAATCACTTTCACTCTTTTGCAATTCACTCAGCGTTAACAGGACACTCACGCAATTCAGTGACTGGCTTGAAGTCGGGCAGTTGTGGCAACTCAGCGCTCAGTTCAATTTGCGCCGCACACCAGCCATTCAGGCAAACCAATAAAATAAGCAACAGCGAAGCACgcaacattttcataaaatctGCTCAAAGTCACTTtcgaaacgaaataaaattcactttctTTACGCAAAACGTCACGCCAAAGGATGCCCGTCAAGTGTCTACAACTATTTGCCTGCGAATCGCTACTTCGTGCTGCTTGACTGCCGCAAGTAATTTTTCGTTTGCGTGTTAAATTCTATGGGAATCCGCGATCACCTCGAGACACGCGCAACAACACTGTAAATCGCTTCGAAAGCATCTAAAATTCTAAACGGCAGGCACAGTGGTTTTTATTGCGAAAATAACGATACGCTATCTGCGCTACTATGTACTAAGCGCGCACACCCACTTCACCTCAGCGCCGGCTTGCCGCCGAACTCGTCGtaaatgaagtaaaaataaaatcgaaaaaataaaaatgtttaaataaaaaatcaaattgaaatgcTCGTACTCAGTTAGAATAATGAATAACTATATTAATATTGGCTGGTCAGAGCAATAATTGGgattgttgaatacatttatcAAGCAAGtgaaatacatttgtataggtatatgcatgtgcgtatgtgtgaAGCTCAGCTTTACCTACTGACTTTATTGATTTGATGTTTGACtggtttttgcaaaaacaatacCTCAAATATATAGGTatttatgaacatatgtatataatatacttatttatttattttttggctcAGCTATCTTTGTAGCTCCTAAAACATTTGCcggtttgtttgtttatgcaaAATCCGTACGCAGTGAGagtgattttttgaatttatcaaaagtttggttatatataaatatacatatatttagatacGTACAGGTGATTTGGATAGTGACTAGTGCTGTAATAACCCCATAAACCTTGATATCTTTTGCcgtttcttcactttttttttgaaaataaaattttagtttttaggtTCATCCAAGTTGCGAACCCATAACTTTCGAACACGGCTTGGTACaatgataataattaaaaataagcggAAATAGATCTGCCTGCCAAGTCAACTGGTAAAAACAGTCTCTAGATTTTTTATAATCGAATTTTGGCTCTCAAACATCTTATAAAATTGACCTTGGAATCTTTTCACTTTTCTTCACGTTTCAtggaaaattttagtttttaagttCACCCAAGTTGAGAAaccataatttcgaacaaaTTAAAAGTGGGCAGAAATGAAGCTAGCTGCTAAATCAAATGGTAGAAGAGAAGATATCTCTTTCTTTATAATCGAATTCTGGCTCTGGAAcatcttgaaaaataattaagaaggATATTATATGGtgccataaaaaatatattattttttcattaaaattggtTTGATCGAATGTAGTTAAAATTATTGGTTGCCATTTTGGATTTAACACCACTCTCATAAAAAACCTgtttttgatgttgttgtagcggcaatATTTTGCCCAATTGAAAGTTTTTACCAAGTAAGGAATCTGGGATAGTACTGGTTAGAGAACCGGttacccgactgtcgtgggacgGACGGGAGCTCATAGAAACCTTCTTGCTGGCAAAAAACTGGTACAATCGATATTCACAAGCATCTTTGATGAAtaaattttcaccaaaattattttacatagaCATTAACGGATGGTAATCACTTTTTTCGAGGTCCCGACTATAAGGTGGATACATAAGAGCCTACTAACCAAACTTACAATGATTCTGATGAGCCACCaagaaataaatgcaatgatttttttctttgctgtcAGAATAAATTGTCAAAGTTATGGCTTTTTAGGCAACTGTACTGGCCTAATCCCTTAAGCAAGTCAAATTAAGATAGGAAAGTTTGGCTGTAGACTTCGTAGGACTAAGGAAAACTCAAGTAGATCCATCCATCTGACATTTCAAGctacttataatatttattcaagAATATTAGATTCAATTAGTAAGACAAGCAATTCCATATCTTATCCCTGCTTCTCATTAATATGAGTAATATGATTAGATTTTCACTTAAATCCTTATATATTCCCACTAGGCTTCAAATTTTGAAGACTCTGGAATTCTGGACAGACCATTCTATATTTGATCCCAGCTCCTCGTTAATACGGGCAATTTAACTAGATTATCACTTAAATCAGTGTACATTCTTATAAGGCTTCAAATTCTGAAGACTCTTTCTTTCATTATAACTCTCATTGCACTTTTCTACTTCATATGCTTATGGGGTTATACcggcaaattttattttaacataaagcACGCATAACTGACGGAAGTTccacacttacatacacacacacttttaaGTACATGCAAACATTTAGTCGCaacttttatttgcatatatgacCATAGATCTACATGTAGCCTGTAGGAAAATAGGCAAATCTAGAACTGTTTtagttttagaatattttttataattttaaaatttttgaaatacttttagaattttttttttgtaatttttgaaatattttcagaatatgttttataacttttaaactaattttagaatactttttacaatttttaaaatattcttagaatatttttttataatttttagaatagttttttaattttttttataatgttttttatattttttgaaatatttttggaatatttttttgtaatgtttaaaatatttttagaatatttttttctaatttttagaatagtttttttaattttttttagaatgttttttataatttttgaaatatttttatacagtttttgaaatatttttagaatatttattgataaatttgaaagtatttttaaaatatctttttttttataaattttaaatattatacgaatattttcttaaattttcgaagtatttttataataatttgtatagtttttgaaatatttttagaatattagtttataacttttgaaatattatatatttctaatttttgaaatatttttataatttttgaaatatttttttttacaatttttttaacatttttataaaatatttttttatgctcaACTTTGGTTGGTACGAATTGTAATAATCAATTTTGCCAGTACCGTATTCACATCTTTATAAAACCACTTCACGTTTTCGTACTGGGTAGCTATACCCACAAACTgcttatataaatttatgtttgtatttgcaTGCTTACAACGTTCTTCCATTTGTATTGTTTGTGCTTCTCAGTTGACTTACGTTAAACAATGGTtactaataaattaattagaTAGTTTCATTATGttgtattgcttttgtttttgcctttgcATCGGACAATCGATTTAgcaatagttttgtttttgcttttgtgtcttTTGTTTCTGTCATTTCGTCACAGTTTGGCGTTCACTGACTAATTTAATTGCAGGCTAATTATGATTGCTGCATTCATTCAATTGACATgatttattctttataaaaccattttttcttaatttgcgCAATAGTTCTAATGATAGTCATTGTGTCAAGTATTTTTGGTAAGCTACTAATTGGCTTATTACATAATGGCGGTTTCGCAAATTTCcgtaattttttgattatattgTTGTTGGAGATCTTAGAGGAAGTGCTAAAGTATAcacgaatatatatataatatatataaggttCTATTTTAGAAGTATAGAGTTTTCTGGTGGGTTAGCTGTCAAATAAGCTCTCAATATGGGTTTGACACCACTCAAGAAATCTGAAGGAAAAATATGGAACTGATGTACCAAGAGATCTTCGAatttaagttcaaaaattttcaggCACATACAGCAATTTTAGTCATTTTAGTAAATGATGATGTTTTGACCACTACACCCCTTGCCTACAACACAACAATCCTACAacccaaaattagcaaaaaacaGTCTCTAATATCATATGCCGCTTTATTGGTttccttataaaaaatatttcgttacaaatgcagttgaaataaaattcaaaatcaagattaaaatattaaatatatatcgttTGACCACTTGCCTACAACACAACAATCCTACAacccaaaattagcaaaaaacaGTCTCTAATATCACAGTCGCAAAATGACTATAAACAAGTCCAATCATCATATGCCGCTTTATTGGTttccttataaaaaatatttcgttacaaatgcagttgaaataaaattcaaaattaagattaaaatgTTAACCAAACGCATGCGTGAATCCCCACATTATAttgtaatttatgcaaaaaatgcaGCTACCGCAGATTCACTAACAAGCCATAAAAGTCAATTAACATCTAAGAGCTTCAAATACTTACAGTCTTAAATCAGAAGTTTGAATGCAATTACTTACATTAGCGATAGCATCGAAAGTCGAAAGTACAGTGGACAATTaaagaatattatatttatacaaaaatacccAGTGCTTCTTAGCAAATAGCACGAGTGGCTGCGAACAtgatgaaaaaacaaaacaaatgcttACAGCGGCGAGTGATGCAAGCGCTTGAGCAAACGATTACATTGGAAAGATAATCATACAAATTATTAAGGAAAACCGGTAAATGTTATAAGGGATGCTATAAATCAGTGTAAATATGCCTAAGTTAATATTCATAAATCTATTATactctaatattatatatatacatatatagtatatgaactCGTTTAAGCACAAGTCAAAGTCAATGGAAAAATGTTAGGCTTAAACGCTAACTCATAGCTTGTCATATAATATCATTTAATTGTATGTATTAGAACAttgttatattataatattgttaAGTAGACGAGATATTTATCGAAATTGTAGTACAAAGTTCTAGTGCTTACGCATGCCTCCCAATATGTCCTTGACCTGTAACATTAGTATGTGTTGAactaaaacattttcgaatttttatagATAATTTTTAGAATGAAGTGATATATGATAGTATTGCAACCTAGAAAGCAGGTCTTATAAATTCCTGCCTAATAGAGCAAAAATGCAGAAACTCGAAAAGTCTGCTGTCAGGCATTcatggttataaaatggttatatattggttatcaagcactcataatgaaacaaaatttgagtttggttatatattggttatcatacaggtactctcatattgaaacaaaatttgagttttggttataaaatagttataaattggttatcaTACAGGTATacacatattgaaacaaaattcaagtttttattataaaatggttataaattggtaatctcataatgaaacaaaatttgagttttggttataaaatggttatatattggttatcatacaggtactctcatattgaaacaaaatttgagttttggttataaatggttatatattggttatcatacaggTACTCTCATATTGAACCTAAATTTGACTTTTGGTtataaatggttatatattggttatcatacacttacattgaaacaaaattcgaGTTTTGGTTGTAAATTGGTTATCATACAGGTATacacatattgaaacaaaattcaagtttttattataaaatggttataaattggtaatctcataatgaaacaaaatttgagttttggttataaaatggttctACATATATTGGTTACTCATATTGAacataaatttgagttttggttataaattggttatcatacaggtactctcatattgaaacaaaatttgagttttgagtataaaatggttatatattggttatcatacactcataatgaaacaaaatttgagtttggttataaattggttattaaTTGGTTATCATACAGGTACacacatattgaaacaaaattcgaGTTTTGGTTGTAAATTGGTTATCATACAGGTACTCtcataatgaaacaaaattcgagttttggttataaaatggttatatatcggttattatAACTGACAGcgatttccgtttttttttttttatgaatcattttatttcattttaggtgacgaaatGTATCACTTCTACAGAAAAGTGCCTTATTACATCAAAATATCACTATATACTCCAACAGTGatattttttgagatttttgtgtaaaattaagcaaaaacatGTAGTAAATTTGTCAATAAGTCAAATTTTAATGacttttaattatatatcaaaGGTCTgacatattgtataaaaaataaaagttctaTAGTACGTTTTCTTAAAAACTAGTTTTTGTAACCTGCTGACTATTTCAAGTTCTACCgttgttaattattttagctaatgattttgttttcaaacaGGTTTCCTTGCTTACGTTTTCATGGAGCTGTTGAAATCTAatttttccacacatcgcaatTGACAGCCTACAATTATGACTCAGCACGTTTACTttgataatatttgttattttcacttggcaaacattaatgaaataatatttacaataattgcAATGTGAGTGCAACTGTTAAATAAACAGAGTGTATCGGGAAAAACCATTGAAATGAATATTAcatgtgtttatttttaaactaataaaacgatatattatattatatagggACGAGCTttcaattacttacatatgctgaCAGTGCTTTTATAGTGATCATATGCAGATGTAATAACTCATTGCCTCtgatgtaaatatatgtacatgattATCCTCGAGCACTATTGTagtaaaaatgataaaattcgACGCCGGAAGATTTTATAAATTGCAGGAAATcctcaacaaaataataaatacttgtCATGAAAATTCTTTGGATATGTGACTATCCACTTGTGGAGCACTTAATTTCTAAGACAAGCTGCAGTTCCAAACATCAAAAAACTCTTGAAGAGTAGTTCCCctaaaaagtattattaattattaaaaaatattaaaggttCACTACTATGCATACGcatataattgtatgtatgcggctgcaaaaacttcattttctaccattttaccatttttcaAGGTGAAACGTGACTCGCATATTGAAAGTATAGATTGCAAAGTTTAAGAAAAAGTCACGCGAATATTGGCAGAAGTGCATGACCGTAAAATTCACGAATGGCTGCATATGAACACAGTGTATATACACCTATGTACCACACATATactataaaattatgtatataatcacAGAGGAAATATTATACTATTAAATTGTGGTTACGGCTAGTCcaaagaataatttttattttattcgatttccttaaaattaatatacaaatattgtaaTTACGGCGAATTTTCAGATTATCTTTAAATTATTATCTTTAAACAATTTGTGCACAATCTAATTTTAATGTccatacacaaaaaataaaaaacacaaaaatcgtTATCTGCCCTCATAAAAAGCTAGTAAAATGTATAAATGAAAGTTTACAAGCAAAAAGTGAGGCAATATGTATACAGAATACGTAAATGATTTTGCATGCTTGAttgctaattaaatttgaagtaatTTCCGAAGCAATCAACGTACACATACGCGGACATTAAGTGCGCCCAGACAATTGTAATTGACAGCTGTCTAAGAACACTTGTAGttacaaatgaataaataagtgtatattataagtaaatttatatatatgaaattgttTGGATAGGAAAGCGTGAACCGAAGCTATactacccttcacaggtgcatttcttacaGCATGAAAAGGtataaaacgattttttcttgattttgagggttaaatttgtatggcagctatatgctatagtagtccgatctgcacaatttcttcggatcTTGTAGCGGTACCTTGGTTAATAATTTATGCGAAATTTCGTGAgaatatattgtcaaataaaaaagtttttcatacaagtacgCGATTTTGGTCAGTcggttcgtatggcagctataagctatagtcggacgatctgagcaatttcttcagCAATTATAGCACTACTTTTAGTAAAActttatgcaaaatttcgtttcaataactagtcaaataaaagagttttctatacaagaacttaaacttgttcggtcagtttgcatggcacccatatgctatagtggtacgatctgaacagttttttCGGAAATTATGGAATTACTTTTAGTAatactttttgtaaaatttcgtgataatattttgtcaaataaaaaagtttttcatacaagtacttgattttggTCAGTCGGTTTGcttggcagctataagctatagttggacgatctaaacaatttcttcagcaATTGTAGCATTGCCTTTAATAAAACcttatgcaaaatttcgttaCAATAGctagtcaaataaaagagttttctgtacaagaaattaaactttatcggtcagtttatatggcacccatatgctatagtagtacgatctgaacagttttttTGATAATTGTAGAATTACCTTTAGTAatactttttgtaaaatttcgtgataatatcttgtcaaataaaaaagtttttcctacaCGTACTTGATTTTGGTcagtcggtttgtatggcagctataagctatagttgaccgatctgaacaatttcttcggaaattatagCGGTGCATTGAATAATACTTTCTGCAAAATATTGTGGAAATTCCTAGTCACTTagaagagttttccatacaagaaccgGATTTGGATCGGTCAGCTTGTATCGCAGGTAtaagctatagtagttcgatctgtacaatttatgttcgaaattatagTGTTGCTTTTAGTAATactttatgcaaaatttcatgacaaTGTCTAgtcaaatgaaagaatttcccATACAAAAACCGGTTTTgtatcgatcagtttgtatgacagctatatcctatatCCATGGTTCTTGCAAATAAACAGCTTCTTGGGCAGAAAatgatgtgtgccaaattttagGTCAATATCTCACAAATTGACGCTCTAATTCACGTACATACAGAATAACAACGGGCTAATTCGAATCGGCTCATATgctttacacatatatattatatatacatacatacatatttttaatcataTTATCTACTCCTAAGCATGCATTTTGAATGAGtagaagtttgtaatacccccTCGTGACAATGTTTCGTGTTTGTACACACGTGACTTCGATGATTTTTCCAATCTCAACAAAAACGCTTATcgtttgaatttcttttttataaaaaattaaaaaagtgctATTTCATTACAATATCAAAGTCATTAAATTTACAATCATTTCATACTCctcatattttattcatattgcACACATACTCAACCAAACACGGCTACCAGTGGAAATAttaacaaaagacttaagcgccAAACTTGCTCTGTTTCTTCGTAATTTACACAGCAACCGCAAAATAGAACTCAAAAATTGCCGtcttagtaaaaatattaatcaacaacaaaaacatcgtATGGCACAACAGACATAACTTCATTGAGCTGTTGCAGCAGCAATGGTCCCCAGTATTGGCGTGTTTCGGGCAAGAAAACTTGAAAGATTTGACGCCAATATTGATTCACAATATTTACAGCGAGCTcatctgcaaaaaaaaagattatattTAACGTCACATTcctaatttaataaataatttcactcaCTTAATGTTGGATCGGGAAACACACCAGTAGCCGACAGCTTAAAGTCGCCAACTTTCGGTTCAGCGTCGAATCTGCGCATGCGCACAAAACGATGACCATCCGCCTCGTAGAAAGTACCCTCATGTGTTTGGTCAATATTCACATCCactacaaataacaacaacaaaaaattattgcattaaATTCGCATTCCTCAAATATATGCAACTCACCCAGCGACACATTGAAGACACCCTTGGGCCGCAATTGTATATTGTTAAGTATTAATTCTGCCTTGTAATTGCCCACGATGTTTATCACTGGGACATATGAGAGCGATTTCATTGTGACTTTATCGCCATTTATTTTCAAGTCGAGCGATTTGATTTCCGTTTTCGAGAACCCATATGTGAGTCCATCACGCATAATTATGCGTCCGCGTATGGTGCCACTGGTATACTGAAATGTCGTGCGATTTAGCTTGTACGGATCGATTATCGGTATATTCAAATCGCGATCGCCGTTTTTAAGACGTTGCAATGACTTTTGTACGAGATTTTTCACGCAGTCGTTGAATTCAGGGCTGCTTTGCTTGCAAACGGGTAGATCGCCaactggaaaataaataaaaggggAGAGTaattattaaagtttataaaaatcaaattttaagttCCTTGATGAATTCAGCGTTATGCACCTATTTCTTTTTGTAATCATTTTAAGGTTTTGATCTGCAAATGAAGAGAACACGAAATATCTTCAGTCGTCAAACatacagtcgtcacactcgcgacttttctccttgacagtcataactttgttGTCGTAGATAAATTCGCTTCTCTTGGAACCCACATAAACACCAACAGCAATATCAGCCTTAGAAGCCAACACAGAATTACTCTTGATAACAGCTGCTACTTCGACCTGAggaggcaattgaaaagtaaagtctccCACGACGAGCGGTACTATCtgaggaatatttttttagattatatTAAACCTTGACTTTTAGAGAGCCGCCTGGCTTCCAGAGCACCGTGTGGTCGCCTCAAGACTTTTAATTCACATCACATCTAGGCTCGAAAGCCACCTAAGCCCTGACCAGTCAAGGTGCTGCTTTAGTTAAAATTATATAGAGCTaatgtttcataaaatattaattttaaaggaTAATAATCAGTGATAAGCAAACGTAGACgagttaaaattataaaaaaataaaaaaaaatatgaaaatgcaaGAACCTCATGATATAGAAAAACGGTAactaaaaaatgcatttttattgtaAGGAAATGGTTACAAAGGAATTATTCGAAGTATTTCCCATCGCTAGTCacaacttttttccaatttcttgGCAAAGCTCGAATAACATGACAGTGAAACTATCCATCTTGTGAAGCTATCCAACAATGAAGCCATTTTCAATGTTATTTTATAAGTGGAACTGCTTTTGAGGCAGAGCATGTGCCATCGAACAGAACAAATAATAATCGGACAGTGTAATATCTGGGGAATACAGCAGATGGGGTAGAGGACTTcccatttaaatgtttttagttaatttttaacaGGTTTGACCACGTGCGGGCTAGTGTCGCCGTGTAGCAGGATCACTTTTTTGTGCTTCTGCTTGTAGTGATGTCAAAGGAAGTAcccaaaattcctattggcactccaTAGAACACGGCCGCAAGATGAGGCTGACAAAGTGATAAGATCAAGGAAACAGTGAATCATAtgttgtgcacttgtcccgcaatGGCAAGACTACACTCTAAGAATGTGGGGTCCCCACGTTATGATACCCTGGAGGAGAAATCGAAAGTGAAgccgcagagtctgttgaaattgccgtcaagcgcaggcatcctaaacgaatctaacctaatctaaccttgcacctaccagattaacctaacctaacctaacacaAAAATGCTTAGTACGAAAAATACCTTATCTTCACAGAAAACATTTCGAGCTTATTCACTTTcattatttcacattttatcTAACAACTGCAATATAATACAATGTATATGAGTCATAAATTTTGTCTAAACTTATCAGTGCTACTTaggtaaatatacatacttgtatatgtatatgaaagctCCAACAATGTTAAGCGCATTATTTCAGCGCAAATTTAGCACAATAATATACAAGCataaagaaacaaatatatatatatatatattgtaattGCAACAATGAACTAGTATTCGCATTATTAACTTGCGCAGAACGAAAAGGCCTACACAATTTGCTCTGCGTCAATATCATAAATTAATCTGTGTACGAAGTGATCTTAGAATGGATAATTGTAAATTAGTAAGCACGTAATCAGCGCATATCAAAGGTCACACAATTGTGCGCTTGAAATGCTGCCTTCGAAGCGGCTGACCTTCATTTAAATGGCTGCTGCGATTATGACGCGCTACAATTGttagtgctgttgttgttttcgcgCGGCTTAGTGTGTACACAAGTAAATAAGTAACCAGCAATAGACACACGCAGTTGGCTGAGTAGAAATAAGTGGTGGTAAATGTTACAGCTGAgcatatatgtaataaatatatacatacacatacatacttgcacaGAGAACACTACAACGCGCATGAAATTAAGAACTTTTGCGTTAAAAGCTGAAATCAATTATCgcatttgattttgaattgtGTGGAGGTCGAATTATTGTTTcgcaatatgtaaataaattgaatctgattgttttttttattaacaaagccgtcaatatttttttaatatttttttttttaatatttttcttttcaatatttttttctaatattttttaaatattttttgtaatatttttttttgtattttttttattacagtcTTGCTTTAgccaaaataatttcaatatttcatgcTCTGCAATAATCAAAGTCAGTAAACATAGCATTAAGCATCTGTTGTATTGAAGCAGGCCATGTAAAGTTAGCAGCAAGGAAGGTTACTTATACGACACGGTGTGCGGCGAATTACTAATTAGATAATTTAGTGCTTGTAACTAGTTTATAAGTAATTTTGTTAAGCATATATGGTCGAATCTAGTCTAAGCCCGTCTTGCTATATTATAAGTGATGATAGTGGTTATTTgtagggttatacatatatacttatatggcAATCGCACTGTTTGTCTATTAAA belongs to Bactrocera dorsalis isolate Fly_Bdor chromosome 1, ASM2337382v1, whole genome shotgun sequence and includes:
- the LOC105232428 gene encoding uncharacterized protein LOC105232428: MHLRQVLCHACVFVFFCWAVCAQDMTSSAATAAKTTTVALETSPATTSTTLEGASTAEISSTASSVPINTPPTTISVKTSDESKAVDSATSANAAASTSEPKKYFTVGDLPVCKQSSPEFNDCVKNLVQKSLQRLKNGDRDLNIPIIDPYKLNRTTFQYTSGTIRGRIIMRDGLTYGFSKTEIKSLDLKINGDKVTMKSLSYVPVINIVGNYKAELILNNIQLRPKGVFNVSLVDVNIDQTHEGTFYEADGHRFVRMRRFDAEPKVGDFKLSATGVFPDPTLNELAVNIVNQYWRQIFQVFLPETRQYWGPLLLQQLNEVMSVVPYDVFVVD